The Lytechinus pictus isolate F3 Inbred chromosome 10, Lp3.0, whole genome shotgun sequence genome includes a window with the following:
- the LOC129269828 gene encoding mitochondrial thiamine pyrophosphate carrier-like: MVGYKPSGSAEIDKGQHRQLTKVDYGFAGATSGVFTRACLQPLDVLKIRFQLQEEPMKRGVSTAKYNSILQAAGSIIKEEGLQSLWKGHVPAQALSIIYGIAQFVTFEGLTYAAYPHLPKELTTGVYKPVYHFVCGGVSGCVATLVSLPADVLRTRLVSQGEPKIYKSISHALRSMYMEAGIRTFYKGLTPTMILLFPQTGFQFGFYGLFTRIWKKAQDMTDFHQLGGFQSLLCGGLAGVCAKSGVYPLDVIKKRLQVQGFEEARRPFGRVTRYSGFLHCTTTIAKREGMRGLFRGLSPSLLKAFFSVGLNFAAYEKCCQWLARADR, encoded by the exons ATGGTTGGATACAAGCCCTCTGGCTCTGCAGAGATTGACAAGGGACAGCACCGGCAACTGACGAAGGTTGACTACGGATTTGCAGGAGCAACTAGCGGGGTCTTCACCCGTGCCTGTTTGCAACCTCTCGATGTGCTAAAAATTCGATTTCAG CTTCAAGAGGAGccaatgaaaagaggtgtttccACTGCCAAGTACAATTCTATCTTACAAGCTGCTGGTTCTATTATCAAAGAAGAAGGGCTACAATCCTTATGGAAGGGCCACGTACCTGCCCAAGCCCTCTCTATAATTTATGGTATTGCACAG TTTGTAACATTTGAAGGGCTGACGTACGCGGCCTACCCTCATCTTCCCAAGGAGTTGACAACCGGCGTGTACAAACCAGTCTATCACTTCGTGTGTGGGGGAGTGTCTGGGTGTGTGGCCACCCTTGTGTCACTCCCTGCGGATGTTCTCAGGACAAGACTAGTATCTCAGGGAGAACCAAAA ATTTACAAATCGATATCCCATGCTTTGCGCTCAATGTACATGGAAGCTGGGATACGGACATTCTACAAGGGTCTTACTCCAACAATGATACTGCTCTTCCCTCAAACGGGATTTCAGTTTGGTTTCTACGGTCTTTTCACAAGGATTTGGAAGAAAGCACAGGATATGACTGATTTTCATCAGCTTGGTG GTTTCCAATCCCTGCTCTGCGGTGGTCTTGCCGGTGTGTGTGCCAAGTCGGGGGTCTACCCATTGGACGTCATCAAGAAGAGGCTGCAGGTTCAAGGGTTCGAAGAGGCCCGTCGGCCCTTCGGTCGGGTCACCCGCTACAGCGGGTTCCTGCATTGCACCACCACAATAGCCAAACGGGAAGGGATGAGGGGGCTCTTCAGAGGGCTCTCACCCAGTCTCCTTAAAGCATTCTTCAGTGTAGGATTGAACTTTGCTGCCTATGAGAAGTGCTGTCAGTGGCTTGCTCGAGCAGACAGGTGA